A portion of the Bacillus sp. es.034 genome contains these proteins:
- a CDS encoding TIGR02206 family membrane protein, protein MIREVLNFRYEEYPFELFSGSHLAAVIFSVGCMTGLFIFRNRLKGRAKSWVKWFLIFLLVLSEVSFQLWYGLNDQWDVTINLPFQLCSLSLYLCTIMLISNNYRIFEISFFSSMSGAFIAIVTPELFFGFPHFRYFQFFMAHLSIVLSCLYMVWIEAYRLSFGSLIRAFAALNGIAVIAYAVNKVVGANYMFLMHKPYNRSPIDYLGEYPWYLLSLEGVSLLLFLLLYAPFYLLKKKGKGVR, encoded by the coding sequence TTGATTCGTGAGGTTTTGAATTTCAGGTATGAGGAGTATCCGTTTGAGTTGTTTTCAGGTTCTCATCTGGCAGCGGTCATTTTTTCTGTAGGATGCATGACGGGCTTATTTATCTTTAGAAATCGTCTAAAGGGCAGGGCGAAGAGTTGGGTGAAATGGTTCCTGATTTTTTTACTCGTATTGAGTGAAGTGTCTTTTCAGCTTTGGTATGGTTTGAATGATCAGTGGGATGTAACGATAAATTTACCTTTTCAATTATGCTCTTTGTCTTTGTATCTTTGTACCATCATGCTTATAAGCAATAATTATAGAATTTTTGAAATCAGTTTCTTTTCCAGTATGTCAGGGGCATTTATCGCCATTGTCACACCTGAATTATTTTTTGGGTTTCCTCATTTTAGGTACTTTCAATTTTTTATGGCCCATTTGTCGATTGTTCTATCATGTTTGTACATGGTGTGGATAGAAGCGTACAGACTGTCATTCGGATCTTTGATCAGGGCGTTTGCGGCATTGAATGGAATCGCAGTCATAGCGTATGCAGTAAATAAAGTGGTAGGAGCAAACTACATGTTTCTCATGCATAAACCGTATAACAGAAGCCCGATTGATTATTTAGGGGAGTATCCCTGGTATCTCCTTTCACTTGAAGGGGTGAGTCTTTTATTATTTCTCCTTCTCTATGCTCCTTTTTATCTTTTAAAGAAGAAAGGGAAAGGTGTAAGGTAA
- a CDS encoding alpha/beta hydrolase, protein MLEYTVHQGVGKEYVVFLHGIGGTSSIFCKQMETFKNHYNVVTVHLPGHGNSPGVDTYNEPFTINLIVREIVKVLDEIGVGQAHFIGISLGSVVIHELMQQVPDRVQTAVLGGCITRFTLFSNSLLQAGHAIKGMIPFMWLYKLFAYVMMPKKNHRISRKLFIREAKKMKRKDFLGWYQLTPFVKSTYASVQERASHIPKLYITGKEDHLFVRSLDEDTKGDPSAVKVFLDGCGHVCNVERPTEFNRLALDFIHNKQVLPLQKVQ, encoded by the coding sequence ATGCTAGAATACACTGTACATCAGGGAGTCGGCAAAGAATATGTGGTTTTCCTTCATGGAATCGGAGGGACCTCGAGTATTTTCTGCAAACAAATGGAAACGTTTAAAAATCATTATAACGTCGTGACGGTTCATTTGCCCGGTCATGGAAATTCACCAGGGGTTGATACCTATAATGAACCATTTACAATCAATTTAATTGTTCGTGAGATCGTAAAGGTTCTGGATGAAATTGGGGTTGGACAAGCTCACTTTATCGGTATATCTCTTGGTTCAGTGGTTATTCATGAACTGATGCAGCAAGTTCCAGATCGGGTGCAAACGGCGGTTCTTGGTGGTTGCATCACTCGTTTCACTTTATTCTCAAACTCTTTACTGCAAGCGGGGCATGCGATCAAGGGCATGATTCCATTCATGTGGTTATATAAATTATTCGCATACGTCATGATGCCCAAAAAAAATCATAGAATTTCGAGGAAATTATTTATTCGGGAAGCGAAGAAAATGAAACGGAAAGATTTTCTGGGGTGGTATCAGCTTACCCCCTTTGTGAAATCCACCTATGCCTCTGTGCAGGAAAGGGCTTCACACATCCCGAAACTGTACATTACTGGAAAAGAAGATCATCTGTTTGTCCGTTCTCTTGATGAAGATACCAAAGGAGATCCTTCTGCTGTGAAAGTGTTCCTTGACGGTTGCGGACACGTTTGCAATGTAGAAAGGCCGACTGAATTTAATCGGCTGGCGCTTGATTTCATTCATAATAAACAGGTCCTTCCGCTGCAGAAGGTTCAATAA
- a CDS encoding glycerophosphodiester phosphodiesterase — protein sequence MNTLVRNICLSAAIVGIGAGTVQTASAQSGHPPMNDNKFLNIAHRGGSGYAPEHTLPSYQLGDEMGGDYIELDLQMTKDGKLVAMHDETLDRTTNGSGLVKDYTLNQIKELDAGSWFNRMYPDKAKSEYNGLKVQTLEEVIQYFGKDKHYYIETKSPEVYPGMEEKLLMILEDYNLTRQNGPSSKVIIQSFSEASLQKVHDMNADIPLVQLIDYKKDATITDEELDHYEEYAVGLGMSYKKIDEAYVEKVREHDLLIHPYTVLEKEDMKRLIEWGVTGMFTNYPDRLEEVLKEMKKK from the coding sequence ATGAATACACTAGTTAGAAATATTTGTTTATCAGCAGCCATTGTAGGGATCGGAGCCGGTACGGTTCAGACTGCCTCTGCGCAATCAGGTCACCCACCAATGAATGACAACAAATTTCTGAACATCGCCCACAGAGGGGGATCAGGTTACGCCCCTGAACACACGCTGCCATCCTATCAATTAGGTGACGAAATGGGCGGAGACTACATAGAACTTGATCTACAAATGACAAAAGACGGTAAATTGGTTGCCATGCATGACGAAACACTAGATCGAACAACGAATGGGAGTGGACTTGTTAAGGATTATACGTTGAATCAAATCAAAGAATTGGATGCGGGTTCCTGGTTCAATCGGATGTATCCAGATAAGGCCAAGTCAGAATATAACGGTCTTAAAGTACAGACTCTCGAAGAAGTCATCCAATATTTTGGTAAAGACAAGCATTATTATATTGAAACAAAGTCACCTGAAGTATATCCCGGAATGGAGGAAAAATTACTTATGATATTAGAAGACTATAATCTTACTAGACAGAACGGTCCTTCTAGTAAAGTGATCATTCAGTCTTTTAGTGAAGCAAGCCTTCAAAAAGTTCATGACATGAATGCAGACATCCCCCTTGTCCAGTTAATTGATTATAAGAAGGATGCAACCATCACGGATGAAGAGCTTGACCATTATGAGGAATACGCCGTGGGTCTTGGAATGAGTTATAAAAAAATTGATGAAGCATATGTCGAAAAAGTACGGGAACATGATCTTCTTATCCACCCATACACTGTCCTTGAAAAAGAAGATATGAAAAGATTGATTGAGTGGGGAGTGACGGGAATGTTCACTAACTATCCTGATCGCTTAGAAGAAGTATTAAAAGAAATGAAGAAGAAATAG